The proteins below come from a single Acidimicrobiia bacterium genomic window:
- a CDS encoding HAMP domain-containing sensor histidine kinase: MFRLSARAPISYDEMRGPYNMLRIAGAFAFICAGVVGAVALKSPAPLLLAATGTVTAADALIRLRTRASVFGGFVVDTTAFFVLLAGRGAPPATCAIVVLYLIVAASLILPMGYAALVVGYATVLWVVAATLEDLGVGGPVGLLERAGFTVAFDRTVIVVFTLSVAIAMLGAMSALLRAQDQQAEALAQERRAAQLKNEFVSMVSHELRTPLTGIAGFTDTLGENWETLPSREVDEFLAIMRKETDHLANLVEDILVIPRLEAGQLRLDPVAVDLATETHSVAELLFGSQRDYAVSIPAGVTVLADRTRLHQILRNLLENARKYGGDQILIEGELAGPGVYRIAVSDNGGGVAPEDRDRIFEHFEQLSKGDGRMEQGVGLGLPIARTLTRAMGGDLWYEDRFPVGARFCFSVPLADAAAPRTTDTEVDDLAPTSS; the protein is encoded by the coding sequence ATGTTCCGACTCTCGGCGCGTGCGCCCATCTCGTACGATGAGATGCGCGGCCCGTACAACATGCTGCGCATTGCTGGCGCGTTCGCATTCATCTGTGCCGGTGTGGTCGGAGCGGTTGCTCTCAAGAGCCCCGCCCCCCTCCTCCTCGCCGCGACCGGCACGGTAACCGCCGCCGATGCGCTGATCCGCCTCCGGACCAGGGCGTCGGTGTTCGGCGGCTTCGTCGTCGACACCACCGCATTCTTCGTGCTGCTCGCCGGGCGAGGCGCACCGCCCGCGACCTGCGCGATCGTCGTTCTGTACCTCATCGTCGCAGCCTCGCTGATCCTCCCGATGGGCTACGCGGCACTCGTTGTGGGCTATGCGACCGTGCTGTGGGTCGTCGCTGCAACCCTTGAGGATCTCGGCGTCGGTGGCCCCGTCGGGCTCCTTGAGCGTGCGGGGTTCACCGTGGCGTTCGATCGGACGGTGATCGTGGTTTTCACCCTGTCGGTCGCGATCGCCATGCTCGGCGCGATGAGCGCTCTCCTGCGGGCCCAGGACCAGCAGGCAGAAGCACTCGCCCAGGAACGCAGGGCGGCCCAACTCAAGAACGAGTTCGTGTCGATGGTCAGCCACGAACTCCGCACACCCCTCACGGGGATTGCCGGGTTCACCGACACCCTCGGCGAGAACTGGGAGACACTCCCATCGCGGGAGGTCGACGAGTTCCTCGCAATCATGCGCAAGGAGACCGACCATCTCGCCAACCTCGTTGAGGACATCCTTGTCATCCCGAGGCTGGAAGCGGGGCAGCTCCGTCTCGATCCGGTCGCTGTGGACCTCGCGACCGAGACGCACTCCGTTGCCGAGTTGCTGTTCGGAAGTCAGAGGGACTATGCCGTTTCGATCCCTGCCGGCGTCACGGTCCTCGCCGATCGCACAAGGCTGCACCAGATCCTGCGGAACCTCCTCGAGAACGCCCGCAAGTACGGAGGCGATCAGATCCTCATCGAAGGGGAGCTCGCCGGACCGGGGGTCTACCGCATCGCGGTGTCGGACAACGGCGGGGGCGTCGCTCCCGAGGACCGAGACCGGATCTTCGAGCACTTCGAACAACTCTCGAAGGGAGACGGTCGGATGGAGCAGGGGGTCGGCCTTGGCCTTCCGATCGCTCGCACACTGACGCGAGCCATGGGAGGCGACCTGTGGTATGAGGATCGGTTCCCGGTCGGTGCACGGTTCTGCTTCTCGGTTCCGTTGGCAGACGCGGCGGCCCCTCGCACGACCGATACGGAGGTCGACGACCTCGCCCCGACCTCGAGCTGA
- the mce gene encoding methylmalonyl-CoA epimerase, producing MLPYNIHHVALAVDDLDRAIKGFRGQYGFEVLSRESIEDQGVTEAMIAVGGSHLQLLEPHDEASPVGRFLSRNGEGMHHIAFAVADIDAAIEHLKQQGVRLVDEKPRIGGGGHRIAFVHPKALAGTLIELVEVRDG from the coding sequence GTGCTCCCGTACAACATCCACCATGTCGCTCTTGCGGTCGACGATCTCGATCGTGCCATCAAGGGGTTCCGTGGCCAGTACGGCTTCGAGGTCCTGTCCCGTGAGAGCATCGAAGACCAAGGCGTTACCGAGGCGATGATCGCCGTGGGCGGGTCGCACCTCCAGCTGCTCGAACCACACGACGAAGCGTCACCCGTCGGGCGGTTCCTGAGTCGGAACGGGGAAGGGATGCACCACATCGCGTTCGCGGTCGCCGACATCGACGCCGCGATCGAACATCTGAAGCAGCAGGGCGTCCGGCTGGTTGACGAGAAGCCACGCATCGGTGGGGGCGGCCACCGGATTGCGTTCGTGCACCCGAAGGCGCTCGCAGGTACGCTCATCGAGCTTGTCGAGGTACGAGATGGCTGA
- a CDS encoding acetyl-CoA C-acyltransferase, which produces MNPVICSIARTPIGRFNGAFSQLSAVDLGGAAIAAAIQRSGLDASQLDEVIFGHVIQAGQGQITSRQAAVRGGVPMTVPATTINKVCLSGMTAIQEAANHIRLGESTFVVAGGMESMTNAPYVLPGARAGLKMGDATLVDTMTHDGLFCAFDSCMMGESSDAKNTELGIDRSTQDAWSAASHARAAAAADSGVFDDEIVPVTVPQRRGDALVVDTDEGIRRETTLESLGALRPAFDPDGTITAGNASQISDGAAAVVVADRSAAEAAGLPILAEMVAYGQVAGPDATLHERPAEAIRVAMKRVGVGIDDIDLFEINEAFASVALHSADMLGLDHDRVNIHGGAVALGHPLGATGARLVVTLVNALRSTDGRMGAAALCGGGGQGDAMIIRMV; this is translated from the coding sequence ATGAATCCGGTCATCTGTTCCATTGCCCGCACACCGATCGGACGCTTCAACGGAGCGTTCTCGCAGCTTTCGGCGGTGGATCTCGGCGGTGCCGCGATCGCTGCGGCGATCCAGCGTTCCGGGCTCGACGCCAGCCAGCTCGATGAGGTCATCTTCGGTCATGTGATCCAGGCAGGTCAGGGGCAGATCACCTCCCGACAGGCTGCGGTGCGTGGCGGTGTACCCATGACGGTGCCTGCGACCACCATCAACAAGGTCTGCCTCTCCGGGATGACGGCGATCCAGGAAGCGGCAAACCACATCAGGCTCGGTGAATCCACCTTCGTCGTCGCTGGCGGGATGGAGTCGATGACGAACGCGCCGTATGTGCTTCCGGGAGCGAGGGCGGGTCTCAAGATGGGAGACGCGACCCTTGTCGATACGATGACCCACGACGGCCTCTTCTGCGCGTTCGACTCGTGCATGATGGGCGAATCGTCAGACGCCAAGAACACGGAGCTCGGCATCGACCGCTCCACCCAGGACGCGTGGTCTGCTGCTTCTCACGCTCGGGCGGCCGCCGCAGCCGATAGCGGGGTCTTCGATGATGAGATCGTGCCGGTCACGGTCCCGCAACGGCGAGGTGACGCGCTCGTCGTCGACACAGATGAGGGCATCCGGAGGGAGACCACGCTCGAATCGCTCGGCGCCCTCCGTCCCGCCTTCGACCCTGACGGAACGATCACGGCGGGAAACGCGTCCCAGATCTCGGACGGTGCGGCCGCAGTTGTGGTCGCCGATCGGAGCGCGGCGGAGGCAGCTGGGCTTCCGATCCTTGCCGAGATGGTCGCCTACGGACAGGTCGCAGGGCCGGACGCGACGCTCCACGAACGCCCCGCGGAGGCGATCAGGGTGGCCATGAAACGGGTGGGTGTCGGTATCGACGACATCGATCTGTTCGAGATCAACGAAGCGTTCGCATCGGTTGCGTTGCACTCGGCAGACATGCTCGGGTTGGACCACGATCGGGTCAACATCCACGGTGGTGCCGTCGCGCTCGGGCATCCGCTCGGTGCGACCGGGGCCCGCCTGGTCGTCACGCTTGTCAACGCCCTCCGATCGACGGACGGCAGGATGGGTGCCGCGGCGTTGTGCGGCGGTGGCGGCCAGGGTGACGCGATGATCATCAGGATGGTGTGA